The nucleotide sequence CCACGAGCAGATGATCGCCGGCCGCCACCACCGAAAGCAGCGCGGTGGCGATCGCCGCCAGGCCGGAGCATGTGCTCACCGCGCCGTGCGCGCCCTCGAGCTCGGCCACAGCCTGTTCGAACGCAAACTGCGTGGGCGTACCCAACCGGCCATAGTGCACGCCCGCAAACGGGTCGGCCTGCGAGGCGTCGAACGCGGCCAGGTTGTCGAATAACACGGTGGACGCGTGATAAACGGGCGTGTTGACCATGCCGTAGTGCGCGGACGGCCGCCGCCCGGCGTGAACGAGACGCGTGGCTTGTTTCATGAGTCGCCTGTCGATGTACCAACCGCTGAGGATAGGCATAACAGGCCCGACTGGCCACGCTGCATCCGGCGTCGAGCCGTTATAATCCCGCGTCGACCCGTTCGCATAGGCCGTGTTGCAACATTTCGTCGAACATTACCTCCTCTGGCTGGCCGAGGCCGTCCTGGCGGCCTGGCCGCGCCGTCGCCCGACCCGCGCGCAGCTCGAACGCACCCTGATCGTCGCCCATCGCGGGGCGCGTGACGACGTGCACGTCAAGGAAAATACGCTCGCCGCCTTCGATCTCGCGGTGCAGGCCGGCGTCCGTGCGATCGAGTTCGATATCCGCTATACCGCCGACGACGAACCCGTCGTCGTGCATGATGCCGATCTGTCGCGTGTATTCGGGCGTCCCGAGCGCATCGATGAGCTGACCTGGCCCGCGCTGCGCGCTTGTGCGCCGGAGCTGCCGCATCTTGCCGAGATCATAGAGCGCTACGGCGATCGGGCCCATCTGATGATCGAATTGAAGACGCGCGGCTCAACCCGGGCCGAAACCCGAATGCACGAACAGCTTGCCGGACTCACGGCCGGCGACGATTATCACATCCTCGCGCTCGACCCGGCCCTGTTCGACGCGGTGGCGGACCTGCCGGCCAATGCACGCGTACCGGTGGCCAAGAGTAACTGGCGAGCGATTCGCGCCTGGAGCCGCCGGCACGACTGCGGCGGGATCGCCGGTCCGTATCTGTTCATTCGACGCGCCGACATTCGCGCCAGCCAACGACACAACCGCCTGATCGGCAGCGGATTCGTCAGCCGGCGCGGCCTGCTGGAACGGGAAATCGGCCGCGGCATCCCCTGGATATTCACCAACCAGCCCGTGGCGCTCCAGCACATGCTGGAACAGGCGCGGGCCCGCAGTCGCCGGATGTGATCCCAGGACGCTAGGACAGATGGCCGCGCTCGGGCGGCGCCTCGAAATCCAGCACCGGGCCCACCGGGACGATGCCCGTCGGGTTGATACCCGGATGGCTGCGGTAGTAGTGCTGTTTGATGTGCTGCATGTTCACGGTGTCCGCGACGCCCGGAACCTGGTACAACTCGCGAAGATAGCCGGCCAGATGCGGATAGTCCGCGATCCGCTGCCGGTTGCACTTGAAATGACTGTAGTACACGGCATCGAAACGCACGAGCGTGACGAACAGGCGCCAGTCGGCCTCGGTCACTTGCCCGCCCACCAGATAGCGCTGTCCGCCGAGACGCGTGTCGAGCCAGTCCAGCGTCGCGAAGACAGCGTCAAACGCTTGTTCGTACGCAGCCTGCGTGGTCGCGAACCCGGCCTTGTACACGCCGTTGTTGAGGTCGTGATAGACCCGCTCATTGACCGCGTCGATCTCGGCGCGCAGCGCTTCGGGGTAGTAGTCGCGATCCGGGTGCTCGGCCAGCGCGTCGAAGGCCGAATTGAACATGCGCACGATATCGGCCGATTCGTTCGACACGATGGTCTCGTGCACCGTATCCCAGAGCGTGGGCGTGGTCACGCGCCCGGTATAGTCGGGCGCGGCCTTCTGGTAAAGCTGGTGCAGGTAATCGAGTCCGTACAGCGTATCGGGGATGGCGCCCGCCACATCCGAGAACTGCCAGCCGTATTCGCCCATGTAGGGATCGACGATCGATAGGCCGATCACCTTCTCGAGGCCTTTCAGCCGGCGCAGTATCAAGGCCCGGTGCGCCCACGGGCAGGCCAGCGACACGTACAGGTGATACCGCCCGGCCTGCGGCGTGAAGGCGCTGTTCTCTTGCGAATCGATCCAGTTGCGAAACCCGGCGGACTCTCGAACGAAACGGCCGGCGTTCGAGTCGGTGTCATACCCCTGGTCGTGCCAGTGGCCATCGATGAGCAATCCCATAGACTAGCGTGCCTTCAAAGCATTGCGCGCCCGGGCGGCGCCATTGAGTGTATCGGCGGATTGTATCCGGCAGAAGCAACGGGCATACAGGCCATGCGGGTCGCTCAGGCTGCGCAGGAAATCCACGGCATCGGTATGGGCCGGCGCAGCCAGCCACGACGGCAGCAGCGATGCGGTGATGTGGCTGGTCAGCAGCTGCTGCAGGGCAGCGCGCCAGTCCGACGGCGGCTGCATGGACTGACGCTTGTAGTGCGCCGGGTTAAGCCCGGCAAGCTTCGCCGCGGCCGCCTCCGCCTGGGTGACATCGCCCAGTTTATCGACCAGGCCGATCCGCTTGGCGCCGGCCCCGCTCCAGACGCGCCCCTGGGCGATTTTGTTCACGGCATCGGTCGACATGTCGCGTGCCTGCGCCACGTGACCGATGAACTGGTGGTAGCCGCGCTCAACGCCGGCCTGGAGTATCGTCTTGACCGGTTCGGACAACGGCTTGTCCAGCCGCATCGCACCGGCCAGCTTGGTTGTGCCCACGCCGTCGGTATGAATGCCAAGCTTGTTCAGTGGCTTGGAGAACGTCGGCACAATCGCGAAGATACCGATCGACCCCGTAATCGTCGACGGCTCGGCCCAGATCTGGTTGGCATTCATCGAAATCCAGTAGCCGCCCGAGGCCGCCATGCCCGCCATGGACACCACCACCGGCTTGCCGGCCTGACGGAACGCCACCACCGAGCGCCGTATCCGCTCGGCTGCGGTCACCGAACCGCCCGGCGAATTGACCCGCAGCACAAGGCCGGCCACGTGGTCGTCGCGGCGCGCGGCGTCGATCAGCCGCGATATGGTCTCGCCGCCCGCCGAACCGGGCACGCTTTGGCCATTGACGATATCGCCGGAGACCGTGACCACGGCCAGTCTGGACTCGTTCGCGCTCGTGTGGCCGTGGGTATCGGCCAGGTAATCGTCCTGGTTCACCTGATTGAAACTGCCGCTGGCCGGGTCTCGCCCCACCTTGGCGATCAACGGTTTATGCAAATCGCGCAACGTACTGACCGCATCCACCAGACCGGCCTTGCGGGCCAGCGCCGCGGCATTGCCGTGGTTGGCCACGAGATTCGAGGCATAGTTGGCGATGTATTGATCGATATCCGCGGGCGTGATGCCGCGATCGGCGGTCACCGTCTTTTTGTACGTACCCCACAGCGAGTCCATCCACTTGCGGTTGTCGGCCCGGGCGGCCGGCGACATGTCGTTGCGCGTATAGGGCTCCACATAGGATTTGTACTTGCCGACACGAAACACGTTGATGGTCACGCCGAGCTTGTCGAGCGCGTCCTTGTAATAGGTCCGATAGGCGCCGTAGCCCGTCAGCAGCACGTAACCGAGCGGGTCGACGTAGATCTTGTCGGCATGACTGGCCAGCTCGTACTGGGTCTCGTCATACGCATCGGACCAGGCGATCACCGGCTTGCCCGACTGCTTGAAGCGATCGATGGCGGCAATCAGATCCTGCAACTGACCGGGTGCGGCACCGCCCAGATCG is from Salinisphaera sp. LB1 and encodes:
- a CDS encoding glycerophosphodiester phosphodiesterase; translated protein: MLQHFVEHYLLWLAEAVLAAWPRRRPTRAQLERTLIVAHRGARDDVHVKENTLAAFDLAVQAGVRAIEFDIRYTADDEPVVVHDADLSRVFGRPERIDELTWPALRACAPELPHLAEIIERYGDRAHLMIELKTRGSTRAETRMHEQLAGLTAGDDYHILALDPALFDAVADLPANARVPVAKSNWRAIRAWSRRHDCGGIAGPYLFIRRADIRASQRHNRLIGSGFVSRRGLLEREIGRGIPWIFTNQPVALQHMLEQARARSRRM
- a CDS encoding glutathione S-transferase family protein — encoded protein: MGLLIDGHWHDQGYDTDSNAGRFVRESAGFRNWIDSQENSAFTPQAGRYHLYVSLACPWAHRALILRRLKGLEKVIGLSIVDPYMGEYGWQFSDVAGAIPDTLYGLDYLHQLYQKAAPDYTGRVTTPTLWDTVHETIVSNESADIVRMFNSAFDALAEHPDRDYYPEALRAEIDAVNERVYHDLNNGVYKAGFATTQAAYEQAFDAVFATLDWLDTRLGGQRYLVGGQVTEADWRLFVTLVRFDAVYYSHFKCNRQRIADYPHLAGYLRELYQVPGVADTVNMQHIKQHYYRSHPGINPTGIVPVGPVLDFEAPPERGHLS
- the sppA gene encoding signal peptide peptidase SppA, which translates into the protein MAGKPSFFRRLVGGLWRTLALIYSLIFLLILIAIPVSIYLAVHHPAPPVPSQAVLVVDPVGNLVEQESGVGGLVQSALSDQGQPSVVRRLITALDRARHDDRIKEVLLKLDDLGGAAPGQLQDLIAAIDRFKQSGKPVIAWSDAYDETQYELASHADKIYVDPLGYVLLTGYGAYRTYYKDALDKLGVTINVFRVGKYKSYVEPYTRNDMSPAARADNRKWMDSLWGTYKKTVTADRGITPADIDQYIANYASNLVANHGNAAALARKAGLVDAVSTLRDLHKPLIAKVGRDPASGSFNQVNQDDYLADTHGHTSANESRLAVVTVSGDIVNGQSVPGSAGGETISRLIDAARRDDHVAGLVLRVNSPGGSVTAAERIRRSVVAFRQAGKPVVVSMAGMAASGGYWISMNANQIWAEPSTITGSIGIFAIVPTFSKPLNKLGIHTDGVGTTKLAGAMRLDKPLSEPVKTILQAGVERGYHQFIGHVAQARDMSTDAVNKIAQGRVWSGAGAKRIGLVDKLGDVTQAEAAAAKLAGLNPAHYKRQSMQPPSDWRAALQQLLTSHITASLLPSWLAAPAHTDAVDFLRSLSDPHGLYARCFCRIQSADTLNGAARARNALKAR